Proteins from one Catenulispora sp. MAP5-51 genomic window:
- a CDS encoding TDT family transporter, which yields MATIRGCLGLMVSNVAANWYTSVMGTGIVAVAAATLPQRFSGLHTAATVVWALSAVLLIVLVALTAIQWRRHPDMVRGRLTDLTTAHFNGAPPVAILVVGAGTLLYGGAVFGDRAASDIAWVLWFVGTLVGLACAAAVLYLLFTGEPVPLDNVTIGWLMCMVPPMVSAATGALLVPHAAAGQARLAFLLCCYALFGLSLAVSAIATVLICSRMALHKVGPARTEPTLWIVLGPLGQSITAANALGAVAATAIGAPYSTALQAFGIVFGVPVWGFATLWTFLTVAITVRTKRSGLPFSLAWWSFTFPLGTYVTATSALALRTGSDPFRVYAAALYIALVLIWIRVSALTAYSAWRAASAG from the coding sequence ATGGCGACGATTCGTGGTTGCCTCGGGCTGATGGTCTCGAACGTCGCGGCGAACTGGTACACCTCGGTCATGGGCACGGGAATCGTCGCGGTCGCCGCCGCGACACTGCCCCAGCGTTTCTCCGGGCTGCACACCGCCGCGACGGTGGTGTGGGCGCTCTCGGCAGTCTTGCTGATCGTGCTGGTGGCGCTCACCGCGATCCAGTGGCGGCGCCACCCCGACATGGTCCGCGGCCGGCTGACCGATCTGACCACGGCGCACTTCAACGGTGCCCCGCCGGTCGCGATCCTCGTGGTCGGCGCCGGCACGCTGCTCTACGGCGGAGCGGTGTTCGGAGACCGCGCCGCGTCGGACATCGCCTGGGTCCTGTGGTTCGTGGGCACGCTGGTGGGCTTGGCGTGCGCCGCGGCCGTGCTCTATCTGCTGTTCACCGGCGAGCCGGTGCCGCTGGACAATGTGACCATCGGCTGGTTGATGTGCATGGTCCCGCCGATGGTCTCCGCGGCCACCGGCGCGCTGCTCGTCCCGCACGCGGCGGCCGGTCAGGCCAGACTCGCCTTCCTGCTGTGCTGCTACGCCCTGTTCGGCCTGAGCCTGGCGGTCTCCGCGATCGCCACGGTCCTGATCTGCTCGCGGATGGCTCTGCACAAGGTCGGTCCGGCTCGGACCGAGCCCACGCTGTGGATCGTCCTCGGCCCGCTGGGCCAGTCCATCACCGCGGCCAATGCGCTCGGCGCTGTCGCCGCGACCGCCATCGGCGCTCCGTACTCCACCGCGCTGCAAGCGTTCGGCATCGTGTTCGGCGTGCCGGTCTGGGGATTCGCCACCTTGTGGACCTTCCTGACGGTCGCGATCACGGTCCGCACCAAGCGGTCCGGCCTGCCCTTCTCGCTCGCCTGGTGGTCGTTCACCTTCCCGCTCGGCACCTACGTCACCGCCACCTCCGCCCTGGCCCTGCGCACCGGCTCGGACCCGTTCCGGGTCTACGCGGCAGCGCTCTACATCGCGCTCGTGCTCATCTGGATCCGGGTCTCGGCCCTCACCGCGTACAGCGCCTGGCGGGCTGCCTCAGCCGGCTGA
- a CDS encoding MFS transporter, with protein sequence MNSTNPVSGPESRRWWALGTICLVQVMLLLDVTVVNIALPPVQRDLGFSSTGLAWVVNGYTVTYGGLLILGGRLGDLLGRRRMFLTGLGVFALSSAAAGLAPNAGMLVAARLVQGVGAALVSPAALALVTLLFDRPRERARAMAIWSGLAGLGAALGVVVSGVVIDVASWRWIFFINLPIAVVAFAATRRFVSESRAAARRGRPDVAGAVLVTAGLSAAVFGLLEKGNRPWLCFPVLGWIGIGAALLVAFLWVEARVALPLVPLAFLRSRNRSAANIVRVCYYVGFATFFFSLSLYVQRQLRFPPLAAGFAFVPFGLVILFSATVLAPRLLRRFGVRALNAGGLAITTLGYLTLAGLPAHGTYAADILPGLLLVPLGGGLVLVGSTVAGVDGATGEDAGIATSMNNASMQIGSALGLAALVSVGASHAAALRSAGVSPSDASADGYALSFAIAAGVTAFGALVGFFGIRAGAPQQLAPATRQGEPVGGTASR encoded by the coding sequence ATGAACTCGACCAACCCGGTCTCAGGACCGGAGTCCCGCCGCTGGTGGGCTCTGGGCACCATCTGTCTCGTGCAGGTGATGCTGCTGCTGGACGTCACCGTGGTGAACATCGCATTGCCGCCGGTCCAGCGCGATCTGGGCTTCTCGTCCACTGGCCTGGCCTGGGTCGTCAACGGCTACACCGTCACCTACGGCGGGCTGCTGATCCTCGGCGGACGGCTCGGAGACCTGCTGGGCAGGCGCCGGATGTTCTTGACCGGCCTGGGAGTCTTCGCGCTCTCGTCGGCCGCGGCAGGGCTCGCGCCGAACGCCGGAATGCTTGTCGCCGCCCGCCTCGTGCAGGGTGTCGGAGCGGCGCTGGTCAGCCCGGCCGCGCTGGCCCTGGTGACGCTGCTGTTCGACAGGCCGCGGGAACGGGCCCGGGCGATGGCGATCTGGAGCGGGCTGGCCGGGCTGGGCGCGGCGCTGGGCGTCGTGGTGTCGGGCGTGGTGATCGACGTGGCGTCCTGGCGCTGGATCTTCTTCATCAACCTGCCGATCGCTGTGGTCGCGTTCGCTGCCACCCGTCGGTTCGTCTCCGAGAGCCGGGCCGCGGCCCGGCGCGGCCGGCCCGACGTCGCGGGAGCCGTGCTCGTCACCGCGGGACTGTCGGCAGCCGTGTTCGGCCTGTTGGAGAAGGGGAATCGGCCGTGGCTGTGCTTTCCGGTCCTCGGGTGGATCGGCATCGGTGCCGCGCTGCTGGTCGCGTTTCTGTGGGTCGAGGCGCGGGTCGCACTGCCGCTGGTGCCGCTGGCGTTCCTGCGGTCGCGCAACCGCAGTGCTGCCAATATCGTCCGAGTCTGCTACTACGTCGGCTTCGCCACGTTCTTCTTCTCACTGAGCCTGTACGTCCAGCGGCAGCTGCGCTTCCCACCGCTGGCGGCGGGCTTCGCCTTCGTGCCTTTCGGGCTGGTCATCCTGTTCAGCGCGACGGTTCTGGCGCCGCGGTTGCTGCGCCGCTTCGGCGTGCGGGCGTTGAACGCCGGCGGCCTGGCGATCACGACGCTCGGCTACCTCACGCTGGCCGGCCTCCCGGCGCACGGGACCTATGCCGCCGACATCCTGCCCGGGCTGCTTCTCGTCCCGCTCGGTGGCGGCCTGGTGCTGGTGGGATCCACCGTCGCCGGGGTGGACGGCGCCACCGGCGAGGACGCCGGCATCGCGACGAGCATGAACAACGCGTCGATGCAGATCGGCAGTGCCCTCGGCCTGGCGGCGCTGGTGTCCGTGGGAGCAAGCCATGCCGCCGCGTTGCGCAGCGCCGGCGTGAGCCCGTCGGACGCCTCGGCCGACGGTTACGCGCTCAGCTTCGCCATCGCCGCGGGCGTCACTGCGTTCGGTGCCCTCGTCGGCTTCTTCGGCATCCGCGCCGGCGCCCCGCAGCAGCTGGCACCGGCGACGCGGCAGGGCGAGCCAGTCGGCGGTACCGCGTCGCGCTGA